A part of Lacibacter sp. H407 genomic DNA contains:
- a CDS encoding D-glycero-alpha-D-manno-heptose-1,7-bisphosphate 7-phosphatase: protein MIHTSLPTNHPANTAYFMPLPHKELPLIDKDWTLFLDRDGVINKDVVGDYIKNWNEFHFMPGVIEAIKQLSELFPRIFVVTNQAGVGKKLMTLDDLQEIHTNMLQEIAANNGRIDKIYFCPETDNKHINRKPNPGMAYQAKEDFPAVDFSKSIMVGNMPNDMWFGRKIGAFTVYLPTRPAENPDPSTVDAQYKDLLAFATALVSKAQTQ, encoded by the coding sequence ATGATTCATACATCACTACCTACAAATCATCCTGCAAATACAGCTTACTTTATGCCTTTACCACATAAGGAATTACCATTGATCGATAAAGACTGGACCTTGTTTCTCGATCGTGATGGAGTGATCAACAAAGATGTGGTGGGCGATTATATCAAAAACTGGAATGAGTTTCATTTCATGCCAGGTGTAATAGAAGCCATCAAACAATTGTCAGAATTATTTCCACGAATATTTGTGGTAACGAATCAGGCTGGCGTCGGCAAGAAATTAATGACGCTGGATGATCTGCAGGAAATTCATACAAACATGTTGCAGGAGATTGCTGCAAACAATGGCCGTATCGATAAAATTTATTTCTGTCCTGAAACAGATAACAAACACATCAACCGCAAACCAAACCCCGGCATGGCCTACCAGGCAAAAGAAGATTTCCCGGCGGTTGATTTCAGCAAGTCGATCATGGTGGGTAATATGCCCAACGATATGTGGTTTGGACGGAAGATCGGTGCATTCACCGTTTATCTCCCCACCCGTCCTGCAGAAAATCCTGATCCTTCAACCGTAGATGCGCAGTATAAAGATTTGTTAGCATTTGCCACAGCACTCGTGAGCAAGGCTCAAACACAATAA
- a CDS encoding TrmH family RNA methyltransferase: MIKSMLSKNEAKYIQSLGHKKRREEERLFLVEGNKMVAELMERYPQQIVRLYATETFYSNNPATNQVAQHTVVTDDELTRISQLQTPNQALAVVHYFPEKEWEPSNDSWTLALDGIRDPGNMGTIIRMADWFGINSIICSPDCADIYNPKVVQATMGSIMRVSVIEKELSSFLSGQQLPVVGAVLGGKELASFEYPTAGILVIGNEANGIREDVQSLLTEKLTIPRFGEAESLNAAIATSIFLWELKRG, translated from the coding sequence ATGATTAAATCGATGCTCAGTAAAAACGAAGCCAAATATATCCAAAGTTTAGGCCATAAAAAAAGAAGAGAGGAAGAAAGGCTGTTTTTAGTTGAAGGTAACAAAATGGTAGCTGAACTGATGGAACGTTATCCGCAACAAATTGTTCGCTTATACGCCACCGAAACCTTTTACAGCAATAACCCTGCTACAAATCAAGTTGCCCAACACACTGTTGTTACTGATGATGAATTAACTCGCATCTCTCAACTGCAAACGCCTAATCAGGCATTGGCTGTTGTACATTATTTTCCGGAAAAAGAGTGGGAGCCTTCAAACGATAGCTGGACCCTCGCATTGGATGGCATTCGTGATCCCGGCAATATGGGTACCATCATTCGCATGGCCGATTGGTTTGGCATCAACAGCATTATCTGCTCGCCCGATTGTGCCGACATCTATAATCCCAAAGTGGTGCAGGCAACCATGGGCAGCATCATGCGTGTATCGGTTATTGAAAAAGAGCTGTCTTCTTTTCTTTCCGGTCAACAGTTGCCCGTTGTTGGTGCTGTATTGGGTGGCAAAGAACTGGCCTCATTTGAATATCCAACAGCTGGCATCTTAGTGATTGGAAATGAAGCAAACGGGATAAGGGAAGATGTTCAATCGTTACTCACCGAAAAACTGACGATCCCACGTTTCGGTGAAGCCGAATCGCTGAATGCAGCTATTGCTACCAGTATTTTTTTGTGGGAGTTGAAAAGAGGATAG
- a CDS encoding efflux RND transporter periplasmic adaptor subunit translates to MKQSFFLTALLLTLFSCSNIDAAKETEATEIISSRITLTDAQLKNAALEIISIQQRSISSVLKLNGRIDVPPQNIVSISVPLGGYLKSTKLLPGMHVQKGEVIGMVEDQQYIQLQQDYLTARARIGFLEAEYLRQKELNESKASSDKVYQQAEAEFRSQKVLISALAEKLKLAGIALSKLDETTITRSVPIYSPIDGYVSKVNVNIGKYVAPTDVLFELINPTDIHLALTVFEKDVNKLFIGQKLVAYTNNDPTNKHAGDILLIGKDLSDDRSTEVHCHFDNYDKTLIPGTYMNAEVEVKSNAAWVLPEDAIVRFENKNYVFVKSAAKEFEMLEVQTGITENGFTEILNGETLQQKGLVGKGAYTLLMGLKNKAED, encoded by the coding sequence ATGAAACAGTCATTTTTTCTAACAGCACTCCTTCTCACACTTTTTTCCTGCAGTAATATAGATGCAGCAAAAGAAACCGAAGCAACTGAAATAATATCAAGCCGCATTACGCTTACTGATGCACAATTAAAAAATGCAGCATTGGAAATTATTTCGATTCAACAACGCTCCATCTCTTCAGTGTTGAAACTGAATGGTCGCATTGATGTGCCGCCGCAGAATATTGTTTCCATCAGTGTGCCATTAGGCGGCTATCTTAAATCAACCAAGTTGCTGCCGGGTATGCATGTGCAAAAAGGTGAAGTAATTGGTATGGTGGAAGATCAGCAATACATTCAATTGCAGCAGGATTACTTAACGGCAAGAGCAAGAATTGGTTTTTTGGAAGCCGAATACCTTCGACAAAAAGAACTCAACGAAAGCAAAGCCAGCAGCGATAAAGTGTATCAACAAGCCGAAGCTGAATTCAGAAGTCAGAAAGTATTGATCAGCGCATTGGCTGAAAAATTAAAACTGGCAGGGATCGCCCTGTCCAAACTGGATGAAACAACGATAACCCGGAGTGTACCGATCTACTCTCCCATTGATGGTTATGTCTCAAAAGTGAATGTGAATATTGGTAAATATGTAGCTCCAACAGATGTGTTGTTTGAACTCATCAACCCAACCGATATTCATTTGGCATTAACGGTATTTGAAAAAGACGTGAATAAACTGTTCATCGGTCAGAAATTGGTTGCATATACCAATAACGATCCCACCAACAAGCATGCCGGCGACATATTGCTTATCGGCAAAGACTTAAGTGACGATCGCAGTACCGAAGTACATTGCCATTTTGATAACTATGATAAAACGCTCATTCCCGGTACTTATATGAATGCAGAAGTGGAAGTAAAAAGCAACGCAGCTTGGGTGTTGCCCGAAGATGCCATTGTTCGATTCGAAAACAAAAACTATGTGTTTGTAAAATCAGCAGCCAAAGAATTCGAAATGCTGGAAGTGCAAACCGGAATTACCGAAAATGGGTTCACCGAAATTTTGAACGGCGAAACACTCCAGCAAAAAGGACTGGTAGGTAAAGGCGCTTACACGTTGCTGATGGGTTTAAAAAATAAAGCAGAGGATTGA
- a CDS encoding NAD(P)-dependent oxidoreductase — translation MKLIVFGATGQVGVQLVKQALWRGYEVKAYGRNVFDLKIEDEKLELVKGALFDAGEVLRALKGCDAVLSVIGGAFDGTDKARSLGMKNIVEQMKKANVKRIVALGGMGVLNSTDEKMLMDEQDYPKEYLPVGIEHRKAYEYLQASGLHWTFVCSPDIMNDGPTGSYSIRKDYPPPNANHINAGDLAQFMLNELERNEFVESRVGISAI, via the coding sequence ATGAAACTGATCGTATTTGGTGCTACAGGGCAAGTGGGTGTTCAATTGGTAAAGCAGGCGCTGTGGCGTGGGTATGAAGTGAAAGCATACGGACGTAACGTGTTTGATCTGAAAATTGAAGATGAAAAGCTTGAACTGGTGAAAGGAGCTTTGTTCGATGCCGGTGAAGTGCTGCGTGCCTTGAAAGGTTGTGATGCAGTGTTAAGTGTTATTGGCGGAGCATTCGACGGAACCGATAAAGCACGTTCACTTGGTATGAAAAACATTGTGGAGCAAATGAAAAAAGCCAATGTTAAACGGATCGTTGCACTCGGCGGAATGGGTGTATTGAACAGCACCGATGAAAAAATGCTGATGGATGAGCAAGATTATCCCAAAGAATATTTACCTGTTGGTATTGAACATCGCAAGGCGTATGAATATTTGCAGGCGTCGGGTCTACATTGGACCTTTGTATGCAGTCCGGATATCATGAATGATGGACCAACCGGAAGCTATAGTATAAGGAAAGATTATCCGCCACCAAATGCAAACCACATCAATGCAGGTGATCTTGCTCAGTTTATGTTGAATGAACTGGAGCGAAATGAATTTGTAGAAAGCAGGGTTGGAATTTCCGCCATCTGA
- the truB gene encoding tRNA pseudouridine(55) synthase TruB — MKQEVQTIFTEGQVLLVDKPIEWTSHDVVAKVRNTIKIKKVGHAGTLDPLATGLLILCTGKFTKKINEYQAREKEYTGTFTIGAVTPTYDLESEPEQLNDYSYVTEELIHENTKQFIGDIMQVPPTHSAIKRDGKPVYLLARKGVDVVLDPRPLHISEFEITKIELPVLHFRVVCSTGTYIRSLAHDYGKALGCGAYLSSLRRTRIGEFTTEQAKSLPETLEWIKEQKQQYENL; from the coding sequence ATGAAACAGGAAGTACAAACAATTTTTACAGAAGGGCAGGTATTGCTGGTTGACAAACCAATCGAATGGACATCGCATGATGTAGTGGCTAAAGTGCGGAATACCATCAAAATAAAAAAAGTTGGTCATGCCGGTACACTTGATCCTTTGGCAACAGGGCTGCTGATACTCTGCACCGGTAAGTTCACCAAGAAAATAAATGAATACCAGGCACGTGAAAAAGAATATACCGGCACATTTACCATTGGAGCTGTTACACCTACTTACGATCTTGAAAGTGAGCCCGAACAGTTGAATGATTATTCGTATGTAACAGAAGAACTCATCCACGAAAACACCAAACAATTCATTGGTGATATTATGCAGGTACCACCCACACATTCTGCAATTAAACGGGATGGGAAACCTGTGTATTTGTTGGCAAGGAAAGGTGTGGATGTTGTGCTTGATCCCCGGCCACTGCACATCAGCGAATTTGAGATCACGAAAATTGAATTACCTGTTCTTCACTTTCGTGTTGTATGTTCAACAGGCACCTACATACGCAGTTTGGCACATGACTATGGGAAAGCATTGGGCTGTGGCGCTTACCTGAGCAGTTTACGACGCACAAGAATTGGTGAGTTTACAACCGAGCAGGCGAAGAGTTTACCGGAAACGTTGGAATGGATAAAAGAACAGAAACAACAGTACGAAAATTTATAA
- a CDS encoding BamA/TamA family outer membrane protein translates to MSFTRVTITILFSLAAMQIFLSCGAFKKPTRRQYTKVKNFPKGKPFVYFNDIKLEKNQLNKDNSSLLIDGLFNQLDDSMRTVVKNSYVILKRLENPPAFDTTYALQSAQNMEVFLKTMGYYNGKASYAYKMDSVYNNNPDKLQIRVATTFTVTTGPVFRIDSIALIPNDSNRAEIEPIVALTRQYQSESYLQKGDPFSEELISREMNRLVNLYRNNGYYNMTRDALYADVDTVFLALLDPNLALDPIRQFEVFAEALERRKNPLINVYIRTKPATNAYVFQQFTNQNIVVYPEYKGGSNVDSTNFIDSTRNNISIRFEAGKFKPAFIRRNLRLRTDSLYSALKVNQTADELNKLNVWQVVRIQPKIAVNDSTKIDYDLFLIPYKRYTFSTNIESVFNQVQSALSTAGNLIGFGVNFGLQDRNIAKQGIQMSNNIRAGIELGLPPINSGLQATELAFSNSLSTPRIPRWLFTRKSRTWLNRKTFLTTNLSFIDRNINQNGLFAITSVSSTFGWQFQAKDAIWRLSPLNVEYVKLYDLSQTFKDQLDANPFLRNSFNQGFVLGNFNANFSRPQIRIKKRDNHVAGMRVNFEESGALFGRLKKVIPLFDKELFEYVKLDAEVKYQILKPSSTWARWVFRAAAGAGYLYDNDTSSMPFFKQFAGGGPNSMRAWPLRSIGPGASPADIRTGRNQFFSRSGDIIFETNAEYRYKILSIWPNSLILEGALFTDIGNVWNFRNKGNAGNDTVVLNFKNLYRDLSVSVGTGLRLDFVGLFMIRVDVGYRLKNPAFPYVLSNNGWRAPKISVANLFGRSDANRNWRYENINISLGIGYPFNW, encoded by the coding sequence ATGAGCTTCACCCGGGTTACCATCACCATATTATTCAGTTTGGCTGCAATGCAGATTTTTCTCTCCTGCGGAGCGTTCAAAAAACCAACCCGGAGGCAATATACCAAAGTAAAGAATTTTCCTAAAGGAAAGCCGTTTGTTTATTTCAACGACATCAAGCTCGAAAAAAATCAACTTAACAAGGATAACAGCAGCTTACTAATTGATGGTTTGTTCAACCAATTAGATGACAGTATGCGTACGGTGGTTAAAAATTCCTACGTAATTCTCAAACGACTTGAAAACCCTCCTGCATTTGATACCACCTATGCGTTGCAAAGTGCACAGAATATGGAGGTGTTTTTAAAAACCATGGGGTATTACAATGGGAAAGCTTCGTATGCCTATAAAATGGATTCTGTTTACAACAATAATCCGGATAAATTGCAGATTCGTGTAGCAACAACTTTTACAGTTACAACCGGCCCCGTTTTCAGGATAGATTCCATTGCACTGATCCCAAACGATTCGAACCGTGCGGAGATCGAACCAATTGTAGCGCTTACCAGGCAATACCAATCGGAAAGTTATTTACAGAAAGGCGATCCGTTCTCGGAAGAATTGATCTCAAGAGAAATGAACCGGCTGGTGAATCTCTATCGTAATAATGGATATTATAACATGACGAGAGATGCATTGTATGCCGATGTAGATACGGTGTTCCTTGCATTGCTGGATCCCAATCTTGCACTTGACCCCATCAGGCAGTTTGAAGTATTTGCCGAAGCGTTGGAAAGAAGAAAGAATCCGCTTATTAATGTGTACATCCGTACCAAGCCAGCTACCAATGCATACGTGTTTCAGCAATTTACCAATCAAAACATTGTTGTTTACCCGGAATACAAAGGCGGATCAAATGTTGACTCAACCAATTTTATCGACAGTACACGGAACAATATCAGTATACGTTTTGAAGCAGGGAAATTCAAGCCGGCATTTATTCGTCGCAATCTGCGTTTACGAACCGATAGTTTATACAGCGCTTTAAAAGTGAATCAAACAGCTGATGAACTCAATAAACTGAATGTATGGCAGGTGGTGCGCATTCAACCAAAAATTGCAGTGAATGATTCCACTAAAATTGATTACGATCTCTTCCTGATCCCCTACAAACGTTATACATTCAGTACAAATATCGAAAGTGTATTTAACCAGGTACAATCTGCATTGAGTACAGCCGGTAATCTCATTGGCTTTGGTGTAAATTTTGGTTTACAAGACAGAAATATTGCCAAGCAGGGAATTCAAATGAGCAATAACATCCGTGCAGGTATTGAATTAGGCTTACCTCCTATCAACTCAGGGTTACAGGCAACTGAATTAGCATTCAGTAATTCATTGAGTACACCACGTATTCCCCGTTGGTTGTTTACACGTAAAAGCAGAACATGGCTTAACCGTAAAACCTTTCTTACAACCAATCTTTCATTTATCGATCGCAATATTAACCAGAATGGTTTATTTGCCATTACCTCTGTAAGCTCAACCTTTGGCTGGCAGTTTCAGGCAAAGGATGCTATTTGGCGTTTGAGTCCGTTGAATGTTGAATATGTGAAACTGTATGATCTTTCACAAACATTCAAAGATCAGTTGGATGCAAATCCGTTTCTGCGCAATTCGTTTAACCAGGGGTTTGTGTTGGGAAATTTCAATGCAAACTTTTCACGCCCGCAGATCCGAATCAAAAAGCGTGATAATCATGTGGCAGGCATGCGTGTTAATTTCGAAGAATCAGGCGCATTGTTCGGCCGTTTAAAAAAAGTAATTCCTCTTTTTGATAAAGAGTTATTTGAATATGTAAAACTGGATGCGGAAGTAAAATACCAGATATTAAAACCTTCCAGCACATGGGCCCGTTGGGTGTTCCGTGCTGCCGCAGGCGCAGGCTATTTGTATGATAACGATACATCAAGTATGCCCTTCTTCAAACAGTTTGCAGGTGGTGGCCCCAACAGTATGCGTGCATGGCCTTTGCGGAGTATTGGTCCCGGTGCAAGCCCTGCTGATATACGTACAGGACGTAATCAATTCTTCAGTCGTTCCGGCGATATTATTTTTGAAACCAATGCTGAGTACCGTTATAAAATTTTAAGTATCTGGCCCAACTCGTTAATACTGGAAGGCGCTTTGTTTACCGATATCGGTAATGTTTGGAACTTTCGGAATAAAGGAAATGCAGGCAACGATACGGTTGTTTTAAATTTCAAAAATCTGTATCGTGATCTGAGTGTAAGTGTGGGAACGGGCTTGCGTTTGGATTTTGTCGGACTCTTTATGATACGTGTTGATGTTGGTTATCGTTTGAAAAATCCAGCCTTCCCTTATGTGTTGTCAAACAACGGATGGCGTGCACCAAAAATAAGTGTTGCCAATTTGTTTGGCCGCTCCGATGCCAATCGTAATTGGCGTTATGAAAACATCAATATCTCATTGGGTATTGGTTATCCGTTCAATTGGTAG
- a CDS encoding CusA/CzcA family heavy metal efflux RND transporter: MLNAIIQFSVKNKLIIGLLVIGLIGFGSYEATRLPIDAVPDITNNQVQVITVAPSYGATDIERLITFPIEQVNNNIPGLIEIRSFSRFGLSLVTIVFDDNTDVYWARQQVTERLQKVQSIIPPEIGTPELAPVTTGLGEIYQYVVRPKKGYENKYDATELRTIQDWIVRRQLLGVQGVAEVSSFGGKLKQYSIEVDPAKLFSYGININDVFTALEKNNQNTGGAYIEKASTVLYIRSEGLAGSEEDIKNIAIKRTTSGAPLFIRDVADVKIGHATRYGAMTFNDEGEVAGAVVMMLKGANSSAVIKDVKDRIAQIQKTLPEGVVIEAFLDRTKMVGHAIGTVKTNLLEGALIVVFVLVLFLGNFRAGILVASVIPLAMLFAIIMMNMFGVSGNLMSLGALDFGLIVDGAVIIVEAVMHQLSHSKKFNSTYRLTGEQMDAEVNHSASKMMNSAVFGQIIILVVYLPIFTLQGIEGKMFKPMAQTVAFALLGAFILSLTYIPMMSALFLSKTIHHKQNLSDKFMIWLERIYQGALNKVLNFPKTVLALALLLFASSILILRSLGGEFIPALEEGDFAVDTRVLTGSNLQTTIDYTQKAAHILKTRFPEVEKVVTKIGSGEVPTDPMPMEASDLMVILKDKEEWTSAKTFDELAEKMGDALKDVPGITTGFQYPVQMRFNELMTGARQDVVCKIFGEDLDTLAMYAQKLGKIINSVEGAKSLYVEAVNGLPQIIIQYNRAAIAQYNLSIADINKIVNTALAGQSAGMLFEGEKRFDIVVRLKGDQKKDVKDIQQLLIPTPSGSQIPLYQLANVEIKEGPNQIQREDAKRRIVVGFNVRGRDVQSIVNELQQKTEQQLKLPTGYFITYGGSFENLNEAKQRLMIAVPVSLLLIFVLLYFAFGSVKQGLLIYSAIPLSAIGGILFLALRGMPFSISAGIGFIALFGVAVLNGIVLIAEFNRLRKDGLDDVRRIVLMGTKIRLRPVLMTASVASLGFLPMALSNGAGAEVQRPLATVVIGGLIIATFLTLFVLPVLYIVFEKGIKMKKKNKTGLMSLLLLLFLLQGTATAQTPISLQAAIDTAVKNNLLLKNEQLITQYKQLLIPSAAVVPQTTVHAEAGQFNSIYTDTRFGLSQSFSFPKVYSSQKELLREEWKNSSLSTAVKEKELKLQVKSVFYQLLYLQEKEQLLLYADSLFTAFYKRTELRLQKGESNILEKTTAETQLGQIVLQRKQLLHDRALLQLQFQVLLNTTNSLQPSAPFRISYQPTVAELSQHPDIMLAKQRERIVDATIRAEQSKLLPELSLGLFSSSITGIGADDKYYSSARRFQSVQVGVGIPVFAKAQKAKINSAKFSKQVAENQLAIGLQVLQSNYQKALTQYGQYREAVNYFENTAVKNATTIIETANKQFNSGLINYLEWFMLINQATTVKNDYIDAVRNLNESIIQLNYYDNQ, encoded by the coding sequence ATGTTGAATGCGATCATACAGTTTTCTGTAAAGAATAAACTGATCATTGGCTTACTCGTTATTGGCCTTATTGGCTTTGGCAGTTATGAGGCTACAAGGCTGCCGATTGATGCAGTGCCCGATATTACCAACAACCAGGTGCAGGTTATTACTGTGGCGCCATCATATGGAGCAACCGATATTGAGCGACTCATCACCTTCCCGATTGAACAGGTGAATAACAATATTCCGGGATTGATCGAGATCAGAAGTTTTTCACGGTTTGGGTTATCACTGGTTACGATTGTATTTGATGATAATACCGATGTGTATTGGGCGAGACAGCAGGTAACTGAGCGTCTGCAAAAAGTACAATCCATTATCCCTCCTGAGATCGGTACACCGGAGTTAGCACCTGTTACAACCGGACTTGGTGAAATTTATCAATACGTTGTTCGCCCCAAAAAAGGATATGAAAACAAATACGATGCAACGGAATTGCGCACCATTCAGGATTGGATCGTACGACGTCAGTTGTTGGGTGTACAAGGTGTAGCAGAGGTAAGCAGCTTTGGTGGTAAACTCAAACAATACAGTATTGAAGTAGATCCCGCAAAACTCTTTTCATACGGCATTAACATCAACGATGTATTTACTGCACTGGAAAAGAACAATCAAAACACAGGAGGCGCCTATATTGAAAAGGCATCAACCGTGCTGTACATCCGGAGTGAAGGATTAGCCGGAAGCGAAGAAGATATTAAGAACATTGCGATCAAACGTACAACCAGTGGCGCTCCCTTATTTATTCGTGATGTGGCTGATGTTAAGATTGGTCATGCCACCCGTTATGGCGCTATGACGTTCAATGATGAAGGTGAAGTGGCGGGTGCTGTGGTAATGATGTTGAAAGGTGCTAACAGCAGCGCCGTTATCAAAGATGTAAAAGACAGGATCGCACAAATACAAAAAACATTACCGGAAGGTGTGGTCATTGAAGCCTTTCTTGATCGCACCAAGATGGTGGGTCATGCAATTGGAACAGTAAAAACGAATTTGCTGGAAGGTGCATTGATCGTTGTGTTCGTTTTGGTGTTGTTCTTGGGAAACTTCAGAGCGGGAATTTTAGTGGCATCAGTTATTCCACTCGCCATGCTGTTCGCCATTATAATGATGAATATGTTTGGTGTGAGTGGCAATTTGATGAGTTTAGGTGCATTGGATTTTGGGTTGATTGTAGATGGTGCCGTGATCATTGTTGAAGCAGTGATGCATCAACTAAGTCACAGTAAAAAATTCAACAGTACGTATCGGTTAACCGGTGAACAGATGGATGCTGAAGTAAATCACAGCGCCAGTAAAATGATGAACAGTGCGGTGTTTGGACAGATCATTATTCTTGTCGTTTATCTTCCCATCTTCACGTTGCAGGGTATTGAAGGAAAGATGTTCAAACCCATGGCACAAACTGTTGCTTTTGCATTATTGGGTGCGTTCATTCTTTCGCTTACCTATATTCCAATGATGAGTGCATTGTTCCTCAGCAAAACGATCCATCACAAACAGAACTTATCCGATAAGTTCATGATCTGGCTGGAACGCATTTATCAGGGTGCGTTGAACAAGGTCCTGAATTTTCCAAAAACAGTTCTGGCTTTAGCATTACTATTATTCGCATCGTCAATCTTGATCCTTCGTTCACTCGGTGGTGAATTTATTCCCGCATTGGAAGAAGGTGATTTTGCTGTTGATACACGTGTGTTGACAGGAAGTAATCTGCAAACAACCATTGACTATACGCAGAAGGCAGCGCATATTCTTAAAACAAGATTTCCGGAAGTTGAGAAAGTTGTAACCAAGATCGGCAGTGGTGAAGTGCCCACCGATCCTATGCCGATGGAAGCGAGTGATTTGATGGTGATCTTAAAAGACAAAGAAGAATGGACTTCCGCAAAAACCTTTGATGAACTGGCAGAAAAAATGGGTGATGCGTTGAAAGATGTGCCTGGTATTACAACCGGTTTTCAATACCCCGTTCAAATGCGTTTCAATGAATTGATGACGGGTGCACGACAGGACGTGGTGTGTAAAATTTTTGGCGAAGACCTCGATACATTGGCGATGTATGCACAAAAGCTTGGAAAGATCATCAACTCTGTTGAAGGCGCAAAGAGTTTGTATGTGGAAGCAGTGAATGGATTGCCACAGATCATTATTCAATACAACCGTGCAGCTATTGCACAATACAATTTGAGTATTGCCGATATAAACAAGATCGTAAACACCGCTCTTGCCGGACAAAGTGCAGGGATGTTATTTGAAGGTGAAAAGCGATTTGACATTGTGGTCCGTTTAAAAGGTGATCAGAAAAAAGATGTAAAAGATATTCAGCAACTGCTCATCCCCACTCCTTCCGGTTCACAAATCCCGTTATATCAATTAGCGAATGTGGAGATCAAAGAAGGGCCGAATCAAATTCAACGGGAAGATGCCAAACGACGCATCGTTGTTGGTTTTAATGTTCGTGGTCGTGATGTGCAAAGTATCGTCAACGAACTGCAACAAAAAACAGAACAACAATTAAAATTACCAACCGGCTATTTTATTACCTATGGTGGTTCGTTTGAAAACTTGAACGAAGCGAAACAACGTTTAATGATCGCAGTTCCCGTTTCATTGTTGTTGATTTTTGTACTGCTCTATTTTGCATTTGGCTCGGTCAAACAAGGTTTGTTGATCTACTCTGCAATTCCACTATCGGCTATTGGAGGTATTTTATTTCTTGCGTTACGTGGTATGCCATTCAGCATCAGTGCTGGCATTGGATTCATTGCGTTGTTTGGTGTGGCAGTGTTAAACGGCATCGTGTTGATCGCTGAATTTAATCGCTTGCGAAAAGATGGATTGGATGATGTGCGACGCATTGTATTGATGGGTACTAAAATCCGTTTACGTCCGGTGTTGATGACGGCTTCTGTTGCATCGCTTGGTTTTTTACCAATGGCATTAAGCAATGGTGCCGGTGCAGAAGTGCAACGACCATTGGCGACCGTTGTGATCGGTGGTTTGATCATCGCAACGTTTCTCACACTCTTTGTTTTACCTGTATTGTACATCGTTTTTGAAAAAGGAATCAAGATGAAAAAGAAAAACAAAACCGGATTGATGAGTTTGTTGTTGCTCCTGTTCCTGTTGCAGGGAACAGCAACTGCACAAACACCCATCAGCTTGCAGGCAGCTATTGATACAGCAGTAAAGAATAATTTATTGCTAAAGAATGAACAACTGATCACACAGTATAAACAACTGCTCATTCCATCGGCTGCAGTGGTACCGCAAACAACAGTACATGCGGAAGCCGGACAATTCAACAGCATTTATACGGATACACGATTTGGTCTTTCCCAAAGTTTCAGTTTTCCAAAAGTGTACAGCAGTCAAAAAGAGTTACTTCGGGAAGAATGGAAAAACAGTTCGCTGTCAACTGCTGTAAAAGAAAAAGAACTGAAACTACAGGTAAAATCAGTGTTCTATCAACTGTTGTATTTACAGGAGAAAGAACAGTTGCTGCTGTATGCCGATAGTTTGTTTACTGCTTTTTATAAACGCACCGAATTACGTTTGCAAAAAGGTGAAAGTAATATTCTGGAAAAAACAACGGCTGAAACACAGCTCGGGCAAATTGTATTGCAACGTAAACAACTGTTGCACGACCGTGCTTTGTTACAACTGCAGTTTCAAGTATTGCTAAACACAACAAACAGTCTTCAACCCTCTGCTCCTTTTCGTATCAGCTATCAACCAACTGTTGCTGAATTATCACAACACCCTGATATCATGCTGGCGAAGCAACGGGAACGTATAGTTGACGCAACCATCCGGGCAGAGCAATCGAAATTATTACCGGAGTTATCATTGGGTTTATTCAGCAGCAGTATTACCGGTATTGGTGCCGACGACAAATACTATAGCAGTGCAAGACGTTTTCAATCGGTACAGGTTGGTGTCGGTATTCCAGTTTTTGCAAAGGCGCAAAAAGCAAAGATCAATAGTGCCAAGTTCAGTAAACAGGTGGCGGAAAATCAGTTAGCTATCGGTTTGCAAGTGCTGCAAAGCAATTACCAAAAGGCGCTTACGCAATATGGACAATACCGTGAAGCAGTCAATTATTTTGAAAACACTGCTGTAAAAAATGCAACGACGATTATTGAAACAGCCAATAAGCAATTCAACAGTGGACTTATCAATTATCTGGAATGGTTCATGTTGATCAACCAGGCCACCACTGTAAAAAATGATTATATCGATGCTGTTCGAAATCTCAACGAAAGCATCATTCAACTCAATTATTATGACAATCAATAA